One genomic segment of Nitrospirota bacterium includes these proteins:
- the gatB gene encoding Asp-tRNA(Asn)/Glu-tRNA(Gln) amidotransferase subunit GatB has protein sequence MKWEAVIGLEVHAQMLTATKIFCGCPTTFGNEPNSQTCQICIGMPGVLPVLNRKALEFAIRTGLATGCTISKYSRFARKNYFYPDLPKGYQISQYEHPICEHGHLEIVVDGEVKRIGITRIHMEEDAGKNIHEGAGGYSFVDLNRTGVPLMEIVSEPDIRSPKEAAEYMRKLRSIVRYLGACDGNLEQGSLRCDANVSVRPLGQKEFGTRAEVKNINSFRYVEKAIEYEIKRQIRLIEDGGKVVQETRLWDANKGITESMRSKEEAHDYRYFPDPDLVPITVDQKWIDKIRESLPELPDAKRRRFVEACGLPDTDADQLTAERSTAEWFESAVMAGGQPKAVSNWIMGDLMKLLNEDGRSIEDCLIKPPQLAGMLKLIESGTISGKIAKTVFDEMYRTGNDAEEIVREKGLLQISDSSEIEKIVDDIIAKSPKEVERFKAGDEKLIGFFVGQAMKATKGKANPQMLNDLLKKKLSC, from the coding sequence ATGAAATGGGAAGCAGTTATAGGCCTTGAAGTCCATGCCCAGATGCTCACCGCTACGAAGATCTTCTGCGGCTGCCCGACCACCTTCGGCAATGAGCCGAACTCCCAGACCTGCCAGATCTGTATCGGCATGCCGGGCGTGCTGCCGGTCCTCAACAGAAAAGCGCTCGAGTTTGCGATTAGAACCGGACTGGCCACGGGCTGCACCATATCAAAATACAGCCGTTTTGCGCGGAAGAACTATTTCTACCCTGACCTTCCCAAAGGCTACCAGATCAGTCAATACGAGCACCCGATCTGCGAGCATGGCCACCTGGAGATCGTGGTGGATGGAGAGGTAAAGCGGATCGGTATCACCCGCATCCATATGGAAGAAGATGCCGGCAAGAACATCCATGAGGGTGCAGGCGGTTACAGTTTTGTCGATCTGAACCGCACCGGTGTGCCGCTTATGGAGATCGTCTCGGAACCGGACATCAGGAGCCCGAAAGAGGCTGCTGAATATATGAGGAAACTGAGGAGCATTGTCCGGTATCTTGGCGCATGCGACGGCAATCTCGAGCAGGGTTCGCTCAGGTGCGATGCGAATGTCTCGGTAAGGCCGCTTGGTCAGAAAGAGTTCGGAACCCGCGCTGAGGTAAAGAACATTAATTCTTTTCGCTACGTTGAAAAGGCAATAGAATACGAGATCAAGCGCCAGATCAGGCTTATTGAGGACGGCGGCAAGGTCGTGCAGGAAACCAGGCTTTGGGATGCGAACAAGGGCATTACTGAGTCCATGCGCTCAAAAGAAGAGGCGCACGATTACCGTTATTTCCCTGACCCGGATCTTGTCCCGATCACGGTAGATCAGAAATGGATCGATAAGATCAGAGAGTCTCTGCCGGAATTGCCTGATGCCAAACGACGCAGATTTGTCGAGGCCTGCGGTCTTCCGGATACGGATGCAGATCAACTGACCGCGGAACGCTCAACCGCAGAGTGGTTTGAGAGCGCGGTCATGGCAGGCGGTCAGCCTAAGGCGGTGTCGAACTGGATAATGGGCGACCTGATGAAGCTCCTGAATGAAGATGGCAGGTCCATCGAAGATTGTTTGATCAAGCCGCCTCAGCTCGCAGGAATGCTGAAACTCATCGAGAGCGGGACCATCAGCGGCAAGATCGCAAAAACCGTATTTGACGAGATGTACAGGACAGGGAATGATGCCGAAGAGATCGTAAGAGAAAAGGGACTTCTCCAGATCAGCGACTCATCTGAAATAGAAAAAATCGTTGACGATATCATTGCAAAGAGCCCCAAAGAGGTGGAGCGTTTCAAGGCAGGTGATGAAAAGCTCATCGGCTTCTTTGTCGGCCAGGCCATGAAGGCGACCAAAGGCAAGGCAAACCCGCAGATGCTGAACGACTTATTGAAGAAAAAGCTTTCCTGCTAA
- the gatA gene encoding Asp-tRNA(Asn)/Glu-tRNA(Gln) amidotransferase subunit GatA — MELYSKGIAELSEMLKKHETSAKEIAVAVFDRIEQVEDRIRAYLTLTKNEALNRAENIDREIAAGNNKTLSGIPIAIKDNMCTKGIATTCSSKILQNFIPPYESTATTKLLDQGYVLTGKTNLDEFAMGSSTENSGFHTTSNPWDTERIPGGSSGGSAAAVAADECIAALGSDTGGSIRQPAALCGVVGLKPTYGRVSRYGLVAFASSLDQIGPITKNVRDAAILMNVIAGNDPMDSTSASVPVPDFTASIGKDIKGLRLGIPKEYFIEGIDPEVNEAVQAAIKQYEALGAVPVPVSLPHSGYAIATYYVLATSEASSNLARYDGVKYGFRAEGKDLIDMYMQTRARGFGAEVKRRIMLGTYTLSSGYYDAYYKKAQQVRTLLKRDFEEAFKTVDLILTPTTPTAAFKKGEKTDDPLQMYLADIFTISVNLAGVPGISIPCGFTSNNLPVGLQLIGKHFDEERLLQAAYAYEQATVWHKRKPSL; from the coding sequence TTGGAGCTATACAGCAAGGGCATTGCTGAACTTTCAGAAATGCTCAAAAAACATGAAACATCGGCAAAAGAGATTGCCGTCGCTGTTTTCGACAGGATCGAACAGGTCGAAGACAGGATCAGGGCCTATCTGACCCTGACAAAAAACGAAGCCCTGAACAGGGCAGAAAACATAGATAGAGAAATAGCCGCAGGAAACAATAAAACCCTTTCCGGCATTCCGATCGCAATCAAGGACAATATGTGTACAAAGGGCATTGCCACAACCTGCTCTTCGAAAATATTGCAGAACTTTATTCCTCCCTATGAAAGCACGGCAACGACAAAACTCCTCGATCAGGGGTACGTGCTGACCGGCAAGACGAACCTTGACGAATTCGCCATGGGTTCTTCAACCGAAAATTCCGGCTTTCATACGACCTCCAACCCCTGGGACACGGAGAGGATACCCGGCGGCTCCAGCGGCGGTTCTGCAGCAGCTGTCGCAGCTGACGAATGCATCGCAGCGCTGGGCTCTGATACAGGCGGATCGATCAGACAGCCTGCTGCACTCTGCGGCGTTGTTGGTCTCAAGCCAACCTACGGCAGGGTTTCACGATATGGACTTGTAGCCTTTGCTTCATCCCTTGACCAGATCGGCCCGATCACCAAGAATGTAAGAGATGCAGCAATACTTATGAACGTCATCGCCGGTAATGACCCCATGGACTCCACTTCTGCATCGGTACCCGTCCCTGATTTCACGGCATCTATCGGCAAAGATATCAAGGGGCTCAGGCTTGGTATTCCAAAGGAATACTTCATCGAAGGCATAGACCCTGAAGTCAATGAAGCAGTGCAGGCCGCCATAAAACAGTATGAAGCGCTCGGCGCGGTTCCTGTTCCTGTCTCCCTGCCCCACTCAGGCTATGCGATCGCAACCTATTACGTCCTTGCCACCTCAGAGGCGAGCTCGAACCTGGCCCGATACGACGGCGTTAAATACGGGTTCCGGGCTGAGGGAAAAGACCTTATTGATATGTATATGCAGACACGGGCCAGGGGATTCGGCGCTGAAGTAAAGCGGCGGATCATGTTAGGCACGTACACGCTTTCTTCAGGGTATTATGATGCGTACTACAAAAAGGCCCAGCAGGTCAGGACCCTTCTCAAACGGGATTTCGAGGAGGCGTTCAAAACCGTTGACCTGATCCTTACGCCGACAACACCGACGGCTGCATTTAAGAAGGGCGAGAAGACCGATGATCCGCTCCAGATGTATCTTGCGGACATCTTCACTATTTCCGTGAACCTGGCCGGAGTTCCCGGCATCTCGATACCCTGCGGTTTCACCTCAAATAACCTTCCTGTCGGGCTGCAGCTGATCGGAAAACATTTTGACGAAGAAAGGCTGCTTCAGGCTGCCTATGCCTATGAACAGGCAACCGTGTGGCATAAGAGGAAACCGAGTCTATGA
- a CDS encoding PH domain-containing protein produces MSWSFSFELLPGEEIIEDSTQRSHDVIKSAYSVFLTNKRVIFRFDGMGSYLSNAFFFPDILDAKLTTRLFFNYLILKTGRKEYLFNVPETDYWIKRILEAKEKDMFGASGLRDADAVPPEKKRLMLLDMLTVLHKNGILSQKEFGEKVHLLDTIN; encoded by the coding sequence ATGTCCTGGAGTTTTTCATTTGAGTTGCTGCCGGGTGAAGAGATCATTGAGGATTCAACCCAAAGAAGCCATGATGTGATAAAGTCAGCCTACTCTGTGTTCCTCACGAACAAACGCGTCATTTTCCGCTTTGATGGCATGGGCAGCTACCTGAGCAATGCCTTCTTTTTTCCTGATATTCTTGACGCAAAGCTGACGACAAGGCTTTTCTTTAATTATCTGATCCTTAAGACCGGGCGCAAAGAATACCTCTTCAATGTCCCGGAGACCGATTACTGGATAAAACGTATTCTTGAAGCCAAAGAGAAGGATATGTTCGGCGCTTCCGGTCTGCGAGACGCCGATGCTGTCCCTCCCGAAAAGAAGCGACTGATGCTCCTCGATATGCTCACGGTCCTGCATAAGAACGGAATTTTAAGCCAAAAGGAATTCGGGGAGAAAGTCCATCTCCTGGACACTATCAATTAA
- a CDS encoding dihydropteroate synthase, translating to MLIIGEKLSIIAKRVREAMMKKDKGPIQEIATRQWKEGSGIIDANIGPAEDGGEDLMQWMVTTIQEVVPLPVCLDTTNFKAIEAGLKIHNNQWGKPLINSTSNDPERFPILALGAKYNCDVIGLTVGKGGLPADAEERAGIAAEIMGRAMEYGLPLENLYLDPLVLQIATTQDQARHVIEAVQLFQHINEPAMKTVVGLSNISNGCPKALRPILNKHMFVLLQEAGLTAAIADAKEMAEVNEERGLILDVMAGKEIADKQKMAEISKTLDVIMGRTLYAHSYLEM from the coding sequence ATGCTGATCATTGGAGAGAAGTTGAGTATCATAGCCAAACGGGTTCGGGAAGCTATGATGAAGAAGGACAAAGGGCCGATCCAGGAGATCGCGACCAGGCAGTGGAAGGAAGGGTCGGGCATCATCGATGCGAACATCGGCCCTGCTGAGGATGGAGGCGAGGACCTCATGCAGTGGATGGTGACCACGATACAGGAGGTTGTTCCTCTTCCCGTATGTCTTGACACCACGAATTTCAAGGCGATCGAGGCAGGTCTCAAGATCCACAATAATCAATGGGGCAAGCCGCTGATCAATTCGACCTCGAACGATCCTGAACGGTTCCCGATCCTGGCACTCGGTGCAAAATATAATTGTGATGTTATCGGCCTCACGGTCGGCAAGGGTGGTCTTCCTGCTGATGCAGAAGAAAGAGCCGGCATCGCAGCAGAGATCATGGGACGCGCCATGGAATACGGGCTTCCTCTTGAGAACCTCTATCTCGACCCTCTTGTCCTGCAGATAGCGACAACCCAGGACCAGGCCCGTCATGTTATCGAAGCGGTTCAGTTATTCCAGCATATCAATGAGCCGGCCATGAAGACCGTTGTCGGGTTGAGCAATATTTCAAACGGTTGTCCGAAAGCTCTCAGGCCGATCTTAAACAAACATATGTTTGTGTTGCTTCAGGAGGCAGGTTTGACCGCCGCAATAGCCGACGCCAAGGAGATGGCAGAGGTGAATGAGGAACGGGGTCTGATCCTGGATGTGATGGCAGGCAAGGAGATAGCGGACAAACAGAAGATGGCCGAGATCAGCAAAACGCTTGACGTCATCATGGGAAGAACACTGTACGCTCACTCATATCTTGAAATGTAA
- the cooS gene encoding anaerobic carbon-monoxide dehydrogenase catalytic subunit, translating to MSKTDKRIRTAQAGTAQVIENMIGIETCFDRADKMKPCPIGHEGACCKNCYMGPCRLVGKNAEEEARGVCGATLPVVAARYMARMVAGGTAAHGDHGRDMVFTLLAVAEGHAKDFKVKDVKKLYRTADILEIEFEGREVHDVAKDVANKLLEDFSRQRGEMNFVKRAPKKTQERWKKYGVMPRGMDRDTVEVVDRTTMGMDADADSILNAAVRCALANGWGGSMISTDVTDILFGTPMPIKAEASLGIFKEDEVNIVVHGHEPSLAEMIVEAVSEPELIAYAQTKGAKGINLGGMCCTANEVLMRHGIATAGGFTNQEPAIMTGLIDLFTVDVQCIIPAIVDVAKKFHTIVVTSSDKVKIPGATHISFDEHIAKDQARQIVRMAIDNYPNRTKQGSHVTEKFPLIGGFSHEYIEYMQGGKWRGSFRPLNDAIMAGRVRGVVGLAGCDNPRWPSTSVHKFLATELIKNDVLIVSTGCSSAACGGSGYLTPEMALEHAGPGLREVCEAIGIPPILHLGACVDNSRILTIASAMAAEGGLSDEIGGMPAVGIAPEFITEKAISIGVYFAASGVPCIFGGESPFKASKEVTRIMTEVWMERFKGALVFEPDPEKMLAMALDYIDKARENLKLKKYEPGKFGTEKVLMDMAARREIKAHTGL from the coding sequence ATGAGCAAGACAGATAAGAGAATAAGAACAGCGCAAGCCGGTACTGCACAGGTCATAGAAAATATGATTGGTATTGAAACCTGTTTTGACAGGGCCGATAAAATGAAACCCTGCCCCATAGGCCACGAGGGTGCCTGCTGCAAGAACTGCTATATGGGTCCCTGCCGACTTGTGGGCAAGAATGCCGAGGAAGAGGCACGCGGTGTCTGCGGAGCCACACTCCCGGTCGTGGCAGCCCGGTACATGGCACGCATGGTTGCCGGCGGCACGGCAGCTCATGGCGACCATGGTCGCGATATGGTCTTTACGCTCCTTGCTGTTGCCGAGGGGCATGCCAAAGACTTCAAGGTCAAGGATGTGAAAAAGCTGTACCGGACTGCCGATATCCTCGAAATTGAATTCGAGGGCAGAGAGGTCCATGATGTGGCAAAGGATGTTGCCAACAAGCTCCTCGAGGATTTCAGCAGGCAGAGGGGGGAGATGAATTTTGTTAAGCGTGCCCCCAAGAAGACCCAGGAGCGCTGGAAGAAATACGGTGTTATGCCGCGTGGCATGGACCGTGATACCGTCGAAGTTGTTGATAGAACGACCATGGGTATGGATGCTGATGCGGATTCGATATTAAACGCTGCTGTCAGGTGCGCCCTTGCAAACGGATGGGGCGGAAGCATGATCTCGACAGACGTGACTGATATCCTTTTCGGCACGCCGATGCCGATCAAGGCAGAGGCGAGTCTTGGTATATTCAAGGAAGATGAAGTGAATATTGTTGTTCATGGTCATGAACCTTCTCTGGCCGAGATGATCGTCGAGGCGGTCAGTGAACCTGAACTTATCGCCTATGCGCAGACAAAGGGTGCAAAGGGTATCAACCTGGGCGGCATGTGCTGTACGGCAAATGAAGTCCTGATGAGACATGGCATTGCTACTGCCGGAGGCTTTACAAACCAGGAGCCTGCCATTATGACCGGCCTGATCGATCTCTTCACCGTTGATGTCCAGTGTATTATTCCTGCCATTGTCGATGTGGCAAAGAAGTTCCATACTATTGTCGTTACCTCATCCGATAAGGTAAAGATCCCTGGCGCTACCCATATTTCCTTTGATGAGCATATTGCAAAGGACCAGGCCCGTCAGATCGTCAGGATGGCGATTGACAATTACCCCAACAGGACGAAGCAGGGCAGTCATGTTACCGAGAAGTTCCCTCTGATCGGAGGTTTCTCTCACGAGTATATTGAGTATATGCAGGGCGGAAAATGGAGAGGCTCCTTCAGGCCGCTCAATGATGCCATCATGGCCGGCCGTGTTCGCGGTGTTGTCGGTCTTGCCGGTTGTGACAACCCCAGGTGGCCTTCGACAAGCGTTCACAAATTCCTGGCAACAGAACTGATAAAAAATGATGTTCTGATCGTATCGACCGGCTGTAGTTCTGCGGCCTGCGGAGGGTCCGGCTATCTGACTCCTGAAATGGCGCTTGAGCATGCAGGTCCCGGTCTCAGAGAGGTCTGCGAGGCGATCGGCATTCCACCGATCCTGCACCTTGGAGCATGTGTCGACAACTCACGCATACTTACGATCGCTAGCGCAATGGCTGCAGAGGGCGGCTTGTCCGATGAGATCGGCGGTATGCCTGCAGTGGGTATAGCTCCTGAGTTTATTACCGAGAAGGCCATTTCTATCGGTGTCTATTTTGCAGCCTCAGGCGTTCCCTGTATCTTTGGCGGTGAGTCTCCTTTCAAGGCGTCAAAGGAAGTTACCCGGATCATGACCGAGGTTTGGATGGAGCGGTTCAAGGGCGCTTTGGTTTTTGAGCCTGACCCTGAGAAGATGCTCGCCATGGCACTTGACTATATCGATAAGGCCCGTGAGAACCTGAAGCTGAAGAAGTATGAGCCAGGCAAGTTCGGCACTGAAAAGGTCCTTATGGACATGGCTGCACGGCGTGAGATTAAGGCACATACAGGTCTGTAA
- the cdhC gene encoding CO dehydrogenase/CO-methylating acetyl-CoA synthase complex subunit beta produces the protein MSKLIASAAIRGAQTLVKQADEMLQKAIAEKGKDFVFEFPDTAFYLPMIYAMTGFAVKTLGDMNVALGFAKELLHDEPEEHIWKPYLGEALDSGMATLFAEEILLAVRYIYGLEPCKETIDGKEFVYNGFITDTIQRNLGVQLVDGSMPGFAAIIGAAPTEDIAVTIVRELQEKNILTFLSGESNGDSVTKQLLRKGVELGWDARIVPLGPGTEHTLYALDWAIRASLIFGGKKPSDFKGHLKYQKDRVFAFAIALGPLDDIKWSTGAGAINMGFPAIADTDVPVIHPTGVCTYEEVDKEFDHAKIVRRAIELRGLKITVEKPPIPVAFGPAFEGERIRKEDTFIEFGGQRTPAFEFVRMRKLDEIEDNKIIVVGDNWQERFEKGGQLPLGLLIEVAGRKMQKDFESVLERKIHANINEAQGVWHMGQRDINWIRISNNAKKEGFTLEHLGVVNAAMTHHRFKSIVDKVQVTLFIDEGDVKQKLEEARAAYKERDHRLGNLTDEAVDVFYSCLLCQSFAPAHVCVITPERLGLCGAYNWLDGKAAYEIDPTGGNQPIEKGECVDARYGRYTGADDYLKKATGGAVETLNLYTIMENPMTSCGCFECILAIVPEANGVMIVNRGFTGMTPVGMKFSTLAGTVGGGAQTPGFMGVGVNFTTSKKFLFGDGGIRRIVWMPKNLKERIGEEFKKRAEEAGVPDLLEKIADETICEDSEKLLEHLTAVGHPALEMDSII, from the coding sequence ATGTCCAAACTTATCGCATCTGCAGCCATACGGGGTGCTCAGACGCTCGTTAAACAGGCGGATGAAATGCTCCAGAAAGCGATTGCAGAAAAAGGAAAGGATTTTGTCTTCGAGTTCCCTGATACGGCGTTTTATCTGCCCATGATCTACGCGATGACAGGGTTCGCGGTGAAGACACTGGGCGACATGAATGTTGCCCTCGGATTTGCCAAGGAACTGCTTCATGATGAGCCGGAGGAGCATATCTGGAAACCGTATCTCGGCGAAGCTCTTGACTCGGGCATGGCTACGCTCTTTGCTGAAGAGATCCTGCTTGCGGTCAGATACATATACGGGCTTGAGCCCTGCAAGGAGACAATAGACGGAAAAGAATTCGTCTATAATGGTTTTATCACGGATACGATCCAGAGAAACCTTGGCGTGCAGCTGGTCGATGGTTCCATGCCTGGCTTTGCAGCAATTATCGGAGCAGCGCCGACTGAAGACATTGCGGTAACGATAGTCCGTGAACTGCAGGAGAAGAACATTCTTACCTTCCTGTCCGGTGAGTCCAATGGAGACAGCGTCACCAAACAGCTACTCAGAAAAGGCGTGGAGCTCGGCTGGGACGCCAGAATTGTTCCGCTTGGTCCCGGCACTGAGCATACACTCTATGCCCTTGATTGGGCGATCCGTGCATCGCTGATCTTCGGCGGCAAGAAGCCCAGCGATTTCAAGGGGCATTTGAAATATCAGAAGGACAGGGTTTTCGCCTTCGCCATTGCTCTGGGGCCATTGGATGATATCAAGTGGAGCACGGGTGCCGGAGCCATCAATATGGGCTTCCCTGCCATTGCGGACACCGATGTGCCGGTTATTCATCCAACCGGCGTCTGCACATATGAAGAAGTTGACAAGGAATTCGATCATGCCAAGATCGTCCGCAGGGCCATCGAGCTCCGCGGTCTCAAGATCACGGTCGAGAAGCCGCCGATCCCTGTTGCATTCGGTCCTGCTTTTGAAGGTGAGCGAATCAGAAAGGAAGATACGTTTATCGAGTTCGGCGGTCAGCGGACGCCTGCCTTTGAGTTCGTCAGGATGCGTAAACTGGATGAGATCGAGGACAATAAGATCATTGTAGTCGGCGACAACTGGCAGGAGAGGTTCGAAAAAGGCGGTCAGTTGCCGCTTGGACTTCTCATCGAAGTTGCCGGCCGCAAGATGCAGAAGGATTTTGAATCTGTTTTAGAGAGAAAGATCCATGCCAATATCAATGAGGCCCAGGGTGTATGGCATATGGGCCAGAGAGATATTAACTGGATAAGAATAAGCAACAATGCGAAGAAGGAAGGCTTTACCCTGGAACATCTGGGTGTGGTGAATGCTGCCATGACCCATCATCGCTTTAAATCGATTGTCGATAAGGTTCAGGTGACGCTCTTTATCGATGAAGGTGATGTGAAGCAGAAACTCGAGGAAGCGCGTGCAGCGTATAAGGAGCGTGACCACAGGCTCGGCAATCTGACCGATGAGGCGGTTGACGTCTTTTATTCCTGTCTGCTCTGCCAGTCCTTTGCCCCGGCCCATGTATGCGTTATTACCCCTGAGCGCCTTGGCCTCTGCGGCGCATACAACTGGCTTGACGGAAAAGCAGCGTATGAGATTGATCCTACTGGCGGCAACCAGCCTATTGAAAAAGGTGAATGCGTGGACGCCCGGTATGGACGGTATACCGGAGCTGATGATTACCTCAAGAAGGCAACAGGCGGGGCTGTTGAGACCCTGAACCTTTATACGATCATGGAAAATCCGATGACCTCGTGCGGATGCTTCGAATGTATCCTCGCAATCGTACCTGAGGCAAACGGAGTCATGATCGTAAACCGCGGCTTTACCGGGATGACGCCGGTTGGGATGAAATTCTCTACCCTTGCCGGAACGGTAGGCGGCGGAGCCCAGACCCCTGGATTTATGGGTGTTGGTGTGAACTTTACGACCAGTAAGAAGTTCCTTTTCGGTGACGGCGGAATCCGGAGAATTGTCTGGATGCCGAAGAATCTGAAGGAGAGAATAGGCGAGGAATTCAAGAAAAGGGCTGAGGAGGCTGGTGTGCCGGACCTTCTTGAAAAAATAGCAGATGAGACGATCTGCGAGGACTCTGAAAAATTATTGGAACATCTTACGGCAGTAGGACATCCTGCGCTTGAGATGGATTCAATAATTTAG
- a CDS encoding acetyl-CoA decarbonylase/synthase complex subunit delta gives MAFTAPKETYSGKVYPVTIGTGEKAVTFGGENVLPFHSFEGATPNRPVIAMEIQDVPPSDWPENVRKPYEAVSNDPVAWAKYCQDELKAKAIALRLVGTHPDRENRSPEDAAKTVKDVLAAVQIPLIILGSNHAEKDTAVLVAAAEAAKDKNCIIGKAQEANYKTIAAAAMANNHKLIAMSELDINLSKQLNILISQMGFDKEKVITDPMCSALGYGLEYTYSVMERIRLAALTQNDVTMQQPLLGDVGMYVWKIKEASASEADLPQWGAAEERGIAWEAETAGALLIAGAELLIMRHPKAIKAVETLIDELV, from the coding sequence ATGGCATTTACAGCACCGAAAGAGACGTACTCCGGCAAGGTCTATCCAGTAACCATCGGCACGGGTGAAAAGGCAGTGACCTTTGGCGGCGAGAATGTGCTTCCCTTTCATTCTTTTGAGGGAGCGACACCGAACAGGCCTGTCATCGCAATGGAGATACAGGATGTTCCTCCGTCAGACTGGCCGGAGAATGTGAGAAAGCCTTATGAGGCGGTAAGCAATGACCCAGTTGCCTGGGCAAAATATTGTCAGGATGAACTCAAGGCAAAGGCGATTGCCCTGAGACTGGTCGGCACCCACCCTGACAGGGAGAACCGTTCTCCGGAAGACGCAGCCAAGACAGTGAAGGACGTCCTTGCTGCGGTCCAGATTCCTCTGATTATTCTCGGCAGCAACCATGCAGAAAAGGATACCGCTGTGCTTGTTGCTGCTGCGGAAGCTGCCAAGGACAAAAACTGCATTATCGGCAAGGCGCAGGAAGCAAACTATAAGACGATCGCTGCTGCTGCCATGGCGAACAACCACAAGCTGATCGCCATGTCAGAGCTTGATATCAACCTTTCAAAACAGCTGAACATCCTGATTTCGCAGATGGGGTTTGACAAGGAAAAGGTCATAACAGACCCGATGTGCTCGGCGCTGGGATACGGCCTTGAATATACCTACTCGGTCATGGAAAGGATACGACTTGCCGCACTGACGCAGAATGACGTGACCATGCAGCAGCCCCTTCTGGGGGATGTAGGCATGTACGTCTGGAAGATCAAGGAAGCAAGTGCATCCGAGGCTGATCTGCCGCAGTGGGGTGCAGCCGAAGAACGTGGTATTGCCTGGGAGGCCGAGACGGCCGGAGCGCTCCTGATCGCCGGAGCTGAACTCCTGATCATGAGGCATCCCAAGGCTATCAAGGCTGTTGAAACGTTAATTGACGAACTGGTCTAA
- a CDS encoding acetyl-CoA decarbonylase/synthase complex subunit gamma — protein sequence MALSGVEIFKLLPKTNCKKCGSPTCLAFAMKLAQRQASIDSCPDVSEEAKQKLGEASAPPIRPITLGAGDKAVKMGEETVLFRHDKKFVNPCAFAIEIKDTLSEDETAKLCQQVVDSEIDRVGQKLRINAIMISNVSGDAGKLEAAAKIVAAKAAGVPVIISTTNPQAAEAAVKPFSDKKPVIYGANASNVEAMAAVAKANKATLGIAANGLDELTDLTEKVKGLGVEDMIMDSGARRAKDIIEHNTLIRRAAIKKGVKSVGYPVINFMQHGDSLVEGLLASVGIAKYASIIVLSSIEKWKNLALFTLRQNIYTDPQVPMQVEQKIYNIGEPTATSPLFITTNFSLTYFIVSGEIENSKVASRLAVMDCEGLSVLTAWAAGKFTASKIAQFIQDSGVEKDVPGKELILPGYVAILSGAVEEKLPGWKITVGPREANAIPTFLKSR from the coding sequence ATGGCTTTATCCGGCGTTGAAATATTTAAACTCTTACCGAAAACAAACTGCAAAAAATGCGGGTCACCGACCTGTCTTGCCTTTGCCATGAAACTTGCGCAGAGACAGGCGAGTATTGACTCCTGTCCTGATGTATCCGAAGAGGCGAAACAGAAACTGGGTGAGGCCTCGGCCCCGCCTATCCGCCCGATCACCCTTGGTGCCGGCGACAAGGCTGTCAAGATGGGAGAGGAGACCGTCCTTTTCCGTCACGATAAAAAATTCGTCAATCCCTGCGCCTTTGCCATCGAGATCAAAGACACGCTTTCAGAGGACGAGACAGCGAAACTCTGTCAGCAGGTGGTTGATTCCGAGATCGACAGGGTTGGTCAGAAGCTCAGGATCAACGCTATCATGATCTCTAATGTGTCCGGTGATGCAGGCAAGCTTGAGGCCGCTGCAAAGATCGTTGCAGCAAAAGCGGCAGGGGTGCCGGTGATCATCAGCACCACGAACCCACAGGCAGCGGAAGCGGCCGTAAAGCCCTTTAGCGACAAGAAGCCGGTCATATACGGTGCAAACGCATCTAATGTAGAGGCAATGGCGGCGGTAGCCAAGGCCAATAAGGCAACGCTTGGTATCGCGGCAAACGGACTTGATGAGCTGACCGATCTTACTGAAAAGGTCAAGGGCCTCGGCGTTGAAGATATGATCATGGATTCCGGCGCGCGCAGGGCAAAAGATATTATCGAGCACAATACGCTTATCAGAAGGGCTGCCATCAAGAAAGGCGTCAAGTCGGTGGGCTATCCAGTCATCAATTTCATGCAGCACGGAGACAGTCTTGTTGAGGGACTGCTGGCGAGCGTCGGCATTGCAAAGTATGCATCGATCATTGTCCTGAGCAGCATCGAGAAGTGGAAAAATCTTGCACTCTTTACACTCAGGCAGAACATCTATACTGATCCGCAGGTCCCGATGCAGGTCGAGCAGAAGATCTATAATATCGGTGAGCCCACTGCGACTTCTCCTCTTTTCATCACCACGAACTTCTCGCTTACCTACTTCATTGTTTCCGGCGAGATCGAAAACAGCAAGGTCGCAAGCAGGCTTGCGGTCATGGATTGTGAGGGTCTTTCTGTTCTTACGGCATGGGCTGCCGGCAAGTTTACTGCCTCGAAGATAGCGCAGTTTATTCAGGACAGCGGCGTGGAGAAGGATGTTCCGGGCAAGGAACTCATTCTCCCCGGTTATGTGGCGATCCTGAGCGGTGCGGTCGAGGAGAAGCTGCCGGGATGGAAAATAACGGTTGGTCCCCGTGAGGCCAATGCGATACCGACATTTCTGAAGTCACGGTAA